The following proteins come from a genomic window of Paraburkholderia sprentiae WSM5005:
- a CDS encoding SDR family NAD(P)-dependent oxidoreductase — translation MRIEGKTFLVTGGASGLGAATVEALVGKGAVVVVADRNSDAGAALRQRYGSAIEFIQADVTSEDSIVKALDLAVGLSGTFSGVVSCAGVAPAERIFGRNGIHGLQSFRAAVDVNLVGTFNVLRVAADRLIKRDRTGGEEENGVIINTASVAAYDGQIGQVAYAASKGGVVALTLPAARELARHSIRVVTIAPGIMETPMLLAMPDEVRASLAATVPFPSRLGKPQEFASLVCHVIENPYLNGEVIRLDGAIRMAAK, via the coding sequence ATGCGTATCGAAGGTAAGACGTTTCTGGTGACAGGCGGCGCCTCTGGACTTGGTGCCGCCACCGTCGAGGCACTTGTGGGTAAAGGTGCTGTGGTTGTAGTTGCAGACCGGAATTCGGACGCCGGCGCCGCTCTCAGACAACGTTACGGGTCTGCCATCGAGTTCATTCAGGCTGACGTGACGAGCGAAGACAGCATCGTGAAAGCCCTCGACCTGGCTGTCGGCCTTAGTGGGACATTTTCCGGTGTCGTTAGCTGCGCCGGGGTCGCGCCGGCGGAACGCATCTTCGGCCGAAACGGAATACATGGGCTGCAAAGCTTTCGCGCAGCCGTGGACGTCAATCTCGTCGGAACGTTTAACGTATTGAGGGTCGCGGCCGACAGGCTGATCAAGCGTGACCGTACCGGCGGCGAAGAGGAAAATGGCGTAATTATAAACACTGCATCCGTTGCCGCCTACGACGGCCAGATTGGGCAAGTTGCGTACGCCGCGTCAAAAGGCGGCGTCGTCGCGCTGACGTTGCCCGCGGCTCGGGAATTGGCAAGGCATTCAATCCGCGTAGTGACCATTGCCCCAGGGATCATGGAAACGCCGATGCTTCTCGCAATGCCGGACGAAGTCCGGGCATCGCTGGCCGCGACGGTGCCCTTTCCGAGCCGTCTTGGAAAGCCACAGGAGTTTGCGTCGCTCGTTTGTCATGTAATCGAGAATCCGTATCTAAACGGGGAGGTGATCCGACTAGACGGGGCGATCAGGATGGCTGCGAAATGA
- a CDS encoding nitroreductase → MNATPSVSAIEAIVQRRSVRRFLDTLITAGVIDDILNLAARAPSGTNIQPWHVHVVTGNARNRLSAAVLEAAREGRRCDEYAYMPEKLHDVHLSRRRKVGFDLYSLYGIERSDHVSRKEAMLRNFKFFGAPVGLFFTMDRYLLAGSWLDSGMFMQNVMIAAQCYGIASCPQQAWCEYGGVVHDILNIPDSHILLSGMALGYEDTSADENRLRTERAPAREFAIYHNE, encoded by the coding sequence ATGAATGCAACGCCTTCCGTAAGCGCGATCGAAGCTATTGTCCAACGTCGGTCGGTAAGACGGTTTTTGGATACGCTTATTACCGCGGGCGTGATCGACGACATTCTCAACCTGGCTGCAAGAGCCCCTTCAGGTACGAACATTCAGCCTTGGCACGTTCATGTGGTAACCGGCAATGCCAGAAATCGGCTGTCCGCAGCCGTATTGGAGGCCGCTCGCGAAGGCAGGCGGTGTGACGAGTATGCCTACATGCCGGAAAAACTGCACGACGTCCATCTATCGCGACGACGCAAGGTCGGCTTCGACCTATACAGTCTTTACGGGATTGAACGCTCAGACCATGTTTCCCGCAAGGAGGCGATGCTTCGCAATTTCAAGTTCTTCGGTGCCCCCGTCGGCTTGTTCTTCACCATGGACAGATATCTCCTGGCGGGCTCCTGGCTTGACAGTGGCATGTTCATGCAGAACGTAATGATCGCGGCACAGTGCTACGGAATTGCGTCATGCCCGCAGCAAGCCTGGTGCGAATATGGTGGCGTCGTCCACGACATCCTGAACATCCCTGACAGCCACATTCTGCTGTCGGGCATGGCGCTCGGATATGAGGATACGTCGGCTGACGAAAATAGATTGAGGACGGAGCGAGCGCCTGCTCGAGAGTTCGCGATTTACCACAATGAATAA